tgaccaacgTATCTAGCAAAGATGTATTAGGAATTAATTGTGTCTGTATTTATGGGgccgacatgaccagtgtatcttggaaggatgttctaggagtttgTCGAAAGGGCCCAGAGGCAGAATAACCAACGTATCTCGTGGGGATGTCCTAGGGATTATTCTGAAGCAtcggtaagtcgagtcagagcctagagtagacatgaccagtgtatctcgcgatgatgtactaggaatcagtccttgatctcaaatagggtgagtcatgCTTACATGatacatgtatgtctccgctctgggtcataagtatggcggggacgtttttacgcatccatagagcctacatgaccagtagTATATCGCGGGGATGTATACTATGAATCATGGCATCAATCAGCTgcatctcgcgaagacatgctgaaaTTTTGGTTGTTTTGTTTCATAAGTTTGTCGAGGACGTTTTACGCCCTATAGAACCTATGTGTCCAGCattatctcgtcgaggatgtgcgctaggaatcacggcatcacgaccaaaagtgtctcgcggggacatatactataaatcgtggctataggtgccttgaggaccaagggattaatctctcccgtgagagttgagttttgtctaCGGTACTGAAATGATgtttttccccttatccaaatttcaccatcaacggatactaaaatatgacaaccatacttgacataccaacgcttggtgggttcaaccgagctatgctctaatacagtcgcgctccttgcgtctcttgaacctcgcaaggctctacgcaattgattctcttagctgatgtCCTTTACATCTTAATAGGTGCTTCATCCGCATTGGTGACTTTTGATGCTCATCTTCTTCTAACATACTCCCTtcgtcccaaattaattgagctaattggttttaaattttatcCCACAAATAAATGAGCTATCTCACTAATCAAGGGAAtttttctaaaactacccttttaattgattattgttactataagaaatatgtataatttgatagtcatgtttatattcttacataggtgttttaaaacttttcaatggtataaagtttacaaaaaaccgtggtataatttaagagataaatcatttctaagttttactagttattatccataaggatataattataaaaaatacttaaacatacttcccttttctccttgccttaataattttgcaaactacaaatagctcaattaatttgggactgagggagtataagcgtattttatttctctttagatcaaatatcaaggcttggaaatctgtttgcaatagacaaatctaGCGAACCTCACAATCAGAAACACTTTCTCTTacttagatgagaagcctggatcttttaccacctctcaagaacaatcttcaaagatCATTTAAGATCAATTTTCtgatatttatcttgaggaatcacaaagtctgggatgaagagaactttgagatttctatctatcttgcctgaaaaagATTATGAAAACCTTGATAATGGAAAAGCAAGATCAAGatgcacgaactatcaaggtaaatatagtcagacctggcttcacgaatctccaAAGAGAATTCTTTtattcgtaaacctaattatgtttttcagaggaaacctaggttcatagaggacgactttatctatcaactaggacacaaagtgttagggattgaatttcccagttgaaagagcatctctatttataattTTTCAGTACTGAggtttgcttagaattcaagataagataacttgggaaacaagtgaatactttttgaaaaagcgggggtctaacaaccacacccaatatttcgattagcaatctgtatggactaactcgaatatagttttaagagaatcaaccagacagtcagactcaatcttaataaaaagtatatcaaggagttaatatctctatctctcgatttgatctatactcaagcaaatagaaatctgcgagtctttatcaaatacaagagagatataaacttggatggtaccaaagaccaatatccaagtatcaatcaatttccaatcaacaaccaaaggttggattccacaattgatcgatacaacgcacaacctatgatatttcaattatataacaaaatataatgtggaatagaaataacacagacaccagaagttttgttaacgagaaaatcgcaaatgcaaaaaaaccccgggacctaatccagattgaacaccacactgtattaagccggtacatacactagcctactacaaactaacttcggtatggactgtagttgaaccctaatcaatatcacactgattcaaggtacagttgcgctccttacgcctctgatcccagcaggatactacgcacttgattcccttagctgatctcacccacaaccaagagttgctatgacccaaagtccaatactttaataaacaaaattgtatcacacaaaaaagtctacgataatagataaatctgtctcccacagataaacctagaagttttgttccgtcttttgatagaaatcaaggtgaacaggaaccaattgataaaccggacttatattcccgaagaacagcctagtattatcaatcacctcacagtaatctaaatcgtatggcaacgaaactagatattacggaatcacaaacgatgagacgaagatgtttgtgatttctttttatcttgccctatcggagatataatctcaagtcaattattcaattgaactcgtacgatagaaaatggcaagataatAACGCTCAACTACaaaagaagtagtttcgtctggcttcacaatcccaatgaagtctttaagtcgttaaccgacagggtctctaGAAGAAActtacggttaaaggagaattgactctagcaaaccaaatagtatcacacaggaggtgtggggattagtttttccagttggtagacgtctcccttatagagtttccaaatcagggtttgcaatgtaagttaccttggtaacaaagcattcaatattcactgttagatgaaaaacctgacttatccaagctaatatctttcaatcgttagatcgaaacttagcttgtgtcacacacaaatgaaatgtattcatttaggtttgagtaaccgtacctaaacgtgtacattgggctggttcacaaatagttaaccaatggttagccatatgagcactttcatattaaccgtattcatctttctcataactagttcaaatgactcataagaactagttcaagagttgttcaattgcttagatcttcatacatagacacagttgaaacaaaatcggtttgattcacttgaatgaatccatgaacaatatagccacggtttccaaagattacattccttattgatttattgtttaagttcatgaaactaccgatttgagaaatataaccagcttaggtacgtgtaccatagctaccggacttgagtttagaaactcggcagaaattttcggtttgaaaacttctgtgggtacgcgtatgggtaagcataactaaggtgactggttttcagtttgcaaacttcacaaactacaacagaaattttcggtatgaaaacttccgccagtacgcgtacgggtacgcgtacctaacctgtctccttcaccaataccgcatgcacacatatgcacgcacttggtttccggcacatggatttatacactaatgtgcgaacacaccatatatgcttatatatatagttggttacgtaatctcaactccacatttcaatcattgaaacattcttctataatgttataatagttgttagacaaaaagaatcgattatcgtcatcaaagatattttcaagattgaaacgtcatcatgacttacgtcacgggtaaagatgaaaatggttaaagcaaaagcttaccaacacatatttcgagaaaaagataggcgagtaaacttggctcgaaatagcaaatgtgtatgtatgaaaactatcatattgtttatgggtgaaaactatttctgctggttttggtaatttagggtgtgtgtatgagaaacgaatctaacccctaaacaaatgcactgtacgggagtgcttttgattcgagagatcgatctgtacaattctggcctaaaccaagaaatggtcattccagacttgcttcggtcacaaagtgaaggagatggggttgatcttaaggagggaagcgaagaaggtgttgagatcgtgaaggtgttggctgtttttgacttgtatcagaataccgaaatggcttgcaataatgtaagcaaagctctgtgtgtttgaatacgttgtatcaacacttggtttatgtcttgtctgttttttggaaatatggaggagaacctatttatacaagtcattgagcctaaccctcatctctcgtgggaagtggaggaagtggagtgatggagtagtggagtcgtgttagtgtcacacaaCCAGTCTTTGCCCACCTCTCCCATCATTACTAACCGTcaatgtcttcctgacacgttcttgtgatggcgcgttgcacgctgcacgctgtaaaccgccagaccaatacctcggtatgtatcccccagtttgtgacatgcttgatgtctcgattgtgtggatcgtgggacccacagaagttagcatacggtgctaggttaaataactaagttatttgggaaaccgatatttatgaaatatagtgtgtattctatacatgtaatgcatcgaatatattcaatatgcatgaagcatcgctgttttaaagcttatcggagtaagccgcggattaagcgtctcaaAACAGCTGCACGCATAGCtaccttcaagtgatcgtttggaggctgcgtaGGTAAGCCCTCCCTTagccgatcacatgatgtggtagagtgatggatggtgatcaccacgacacGTTATTGGCCAactaactcctagcctgggctgcctaaccaagctggtagagttggacggacgagatgatatatgacgttcatctgcgaccgttgatgaagttttagggttttgaagaggtgcgcaagcaccactcttcagcttggtcgaatccaagcatgggagacgtttttggcaggaccgaccgggtaTGCGTGTAgatggcttgccggtgtacacgtatGTACCTCACTATCCCATGAAGATGTGatataagccactcaatttgtccggcaaagttgagtggttgagatcggtttgcggcagaaatccgttgccgcaaaggagttggaagccgcgcgacatgcctacttcgggcgcgcgtttcgagacgttcATCCATGATTGGCCTTGgtcgatcggtcatgcgtgtagataggcccacggtgatcatgttgacatgctcgggaccttttaagtctacatgtacaccctccatccatgcttgcgaagatggacgctcgtgataaattagcgacacatgtaacatgccgcaaaccctaattaggattttgAATCGGTCGTGTGTACACGACTTCAACCTAACAGTTTGGaaagctatgctcctcctttgaggaggccgaccatgtgggacccacattgagccggtggtgagcatgtgtgcacttgtcccacggtcataggcttgatctaagccatccaaacatgccagtgaagttggatggttgtgatcaatttaagacactagtggactttgctttgacccttaaagcatcacgtcgTCCGAACTTCGAGCAAGTGTTTGCTCCTCACTGGCTAGGTCGTGATAAGGTTGGTCAAGTAAGTaaaaagggggcccgccggtgtgcaggacaacgcttgtccaaccggtcatgggacgatctatgccgtccaaccatgcgggcaaagttggacggccgcgataTGTTTTGAGACCGatattggcagtcttgtgcgtacaagcttttccaagatgctccacaccagccaaaccatcctactttaggctggcgttcggtggttgtttgggaggcgtggtatgtattcgaccgaccagggcataaacgggcccgctggtggtcattgtggtgatagcctgctcctgctgaggatcgtctaggctggttaaatcatgcggccaacttgcgtggtcgtgattgtttctgagactgacatggacagcccAGATACTCAATctggctagtataacacacccgagagatgtagcctgtacgggtatttcgtgcatgcctcactatcgacacttggatattcgtgttgctctgctaagagcaacactcagtcgtcatgccacaccaataatgagagttccgcgggaacatcacaggaaatacaaggctaatcatgcattaattaataatgttataaatccacagaatatcaagattgttgctacatgctccgttctgggtgtatttaattcacagaatactgggattgttgccacatgctccattctaggtgaattagtaaagtgaagaagtattcatcactcggatagatttatcctctgcaggatgtcagcgtattaagttcggcttttacaattttagccttgaacaaaaatccaccatcaacacatacgtattcgacttttgtctcaagagtaggagatagagtagatagacttttaagtgacagatgagttcaagtctccacataccttttggtcggatgaagttccactggttcctggagtagttcttcgtctttgtaagataattgccatggagtctggagctcaactattcttaACTATCccagaccgagacttagtcataagtaaactataaatcaagacatatagttttgatcactaacattgacaaacatgcttgagatagaaacgcattcgagttcgaccgagcaatgctctaacacttttgatCTTGAAAATATAATAGAAGAATGTACACTATGGTTCTGTTGTGGAActgtgtataatgactgttcggtttggttAATATTCCATGTGAACAAtaaacaatttgatgttcatttaaatacctaagagtttGATCGTGatacacacacataagtgttttaagtgatcaatgaagtttTAAAAGTGTTTAAGAGAtagcaatgttaaacatattaaaaaataagtctttgagcatctgctaaattctACTGGGACAGTTGGTGAAACGACTGGTGAACCATAATGCTAGTTCACGAGTCAAGGTGCAAAGGTTCGTGAgtcgggttcgccaaccctactcagctcgatatctcagatgtacaatgttcgcaaactgggttcgccaaccgtACTTGGTTTGTGAACTCAGATGAacacggttcgtgaactgggttcccCAACCTTAAACCTTTTTTACCAACACCAAAAAATTCAGATCaacacggttcgtgaactgttctcAACTAAACTTGCtgtttgcaaactggttcgccaaccttccctgtATTTCTGAAATAAGATGTAGTTTGAAAACTGGTTTGTCAATctaccctgagcagaaatatcaTAAGTTCGtaaatttctctcttatgatgtttgaaacagaCGCAAGTGATAAAATCACTTATAtgtgcaattttcaattgatccacaaattaattctcaaacagtaaattgttttgaactaatattgttaaggacattTGAACACCTAtgctagaatcatatttcgagatgtttaacaagataagcttgactcgaaatttcttctttacaatattaaatctactagtagtcatatgacatagtctcataaagatagaaCGGTAATGCATGAGAGTAAATGGaacggttcagtcttcacatacctcttttgttgatgaagttctccaaatgtcttcagtcttcaagggttattcagtgatgtctgatactcaactaccaacttctatacctagtccgagacttgactttagtagactagaaatcaagatatagttttgtacatctaacattaactacaagcttgagataacaaaacttatgggttcaaccgagcattaccCTAACAAATGGTTACCGACAATCATCCCAAAGCTTCTTGTAGGGAGAAAGTGAGTAAATCAATATGTTTATACCTTTCTAATCTTTTGTATTTTGCATACTAAAATGTAATTTATTTAATTTCAGGTCGAACAACTCAACAGCCTACGGCGTATATGTAATGATGAACGACGGTCCGTACACGCGAGGAAATATAGAATGTTGAAGAAACATGCTCGAAGGTTCACTAACGATATATTGATGTGCGAGATTCAAGAATTCGCATACTAAATTGTCCTATGTACTGCGCTAATTAATTTCCTAAACATGTAATGTGTTGATTCCCAAAACTATGAATGAATGTTTTGTTTATAGGAGTATGACATAATCGGTCTATGTGTACATTTTCATTCTCCATTTTCTATAATCGGTCCATGTAGTAAGTTATATGAACCGATTCTTGGTGTTCTTCGAGAATTAAAACGTCAACCCAAAATTCGACTCTGAGTGCATGAACATccactaattaatcaggggtaaatcaaccattaaaggaaaaaaaatggatAAGAGGTTTCCATTTTACTGCAAAATGTCCTATTTTTTCTAATGATAGGTCCAAAGTAATTTCTATAAATCCCAGAATAGTCAGGTTAAAaatcctagtttaattgggggccataacttctaattggaggccatggaattttgtttgccccccaaatttttcaggggtgtaaaaatcggaagatgaatatactattttacccttgattaaattttttttcaaGTAACGACCCTTCACCGACGTTAACGACAGTTTATggtcgtcatatacatcatgatcaaaatAATAACGACTCTAATctgtcatacactaacgactctttttagagattaacggcagtctataacgacatttctaaaacattaacgactgtttaagtcgtcaaatgcgtaaccaaaacagtagcgacccttccaaagggtcgtcagggaattgatcatttttatgacgacccaaaactgtcgtacatttccgccattgatgaatcttcgacagtttagagtcgtcacttaaacagtctaaacattaacgaccgttgagggtcgtcaatgaaaatttttaataccttgacgatttttcatactatctgggcaaaaaaaaaagttagactaaaaatggcagacaaaaaatctggaaaaaaaattaaactctaattaattaaaattatcactaattaattaaattttaactctaatcatttaggggcattttaaccatttaaaaaatatttttataaggggtgacccaaattaggttcTGGTGACCTTTTTTATTCTCTAGTGCATGGTCCCCAATTAATTCCGATGgtccccaattaaactaggttaaAAATCCACGCAAGGTAACTAATTGGATTCttaagattttaaaaacaaagggTCTTGTTATAAATTTGGTTTACAAACTGAACCAGATATAACAAAAGCGGAGCTTCATAAATTTGGTGGTGGCCACTGTCAGATGCTATTGCTTGTACAGTTCACTAAGTAGGCCTCCTTATCGAATCCTGTCATGCACAACAAAAATCTCGAAAGACAAATTAAATCCCCAAAGAGTAGATGCGGATTCTTGTGATCTATCTGATGCGATGTGGCATTCTgtattctttttttgttggctctaCTCAGTTTTAAATGCtctattttcttttgaaaaagaaaaaatcttatTTATTCTGATCTAAGTATTCCATGGTGTCTATTTTGCTGGGTCAGGGTCTTGCGAAGAATATGTATTCACCTTGCAACCAGTTGTTCAGCCATGTTAACATACTGTTACACcccttaccaaaaaaaaaatgcttgTGAGTTGTGACTGGCAATTCCTGCCCAACTAGTGATATGGTATAGGGTTACAGTTCTACTTCTAATCCAATCAAAGGGGTGGTGAACCATCCTCACCAAATTGTCACCCGATTGGTGCACATGTGTTGCCCGTGTTGCTTCAGTATACCTTTTTTTATATGAAACATTACTACTGAAAGCTTGACAGGAAACAACAGTGCTAAAATGTGCCTGAGATGAAGCCTAGCTAGCTATATCCACATACTTGAAGGTTAATATAGCTGTCACTAGTTGAGTGTGAGCAAACAAACTTAAATGAAAGAATTGTCAAAATTGATCAAAATACATGGACCCGTGCATTAAGTATTGTTGCCATCGGCCAGGTCTTTTTgtatatgaaatgataccttcTCAGTAAGCCGGTTGCAAAACATGCTCATTTCTTCTCCAAACTTCTTTTCTTGGGTCTCTTTTTGTtcattatttcttgtttttcattTGAATAAACCAATTTCCTTCTCTTGTGGGTCTCTTTTCCTTTTGTTCACTCCATTAAAAATTCGTTGGTTTTGGAATATTTTCCTTGTTCTTCTCCCTTGTTTCAAGTATAGACTAAAGACTACTCGTAGTTCACAAGTAAGCTCATAATTCAAGTTTTTCTAAGTAAGGAAATTCCTGCAAGATATGAAGTCACATTGAAGTCTCCTCATCCTACCAGACTAAGAGTTTTTATCTCGTCGATTTTGAAGAAACTTTCTTCTATCGAAACAATTCCATGGCAACAGTTACTATAACACCAGCTTGCAAAGCAACATTATCCTTCCAAAACAGTAATTCGGAACACCGTGATCCGTCATTCTCTTCTTATCTTAGGAGGAAGCTTTTGTACTAAAACTTTCTGAGGCAAGCTATAAACCAGCTAGCAGCACCATTAGTATTTCTCAAGAGTCTATGTATCAAGTAAATGCAGGCAGGAAGAAGAGTGAAGATGGTGAAATTGGGATTTTTGGTGCTGAAAAATATTTCAATGGAGCAATGGACGTGTATAAGACTAGAACCAAAGAGTATGGTGGAAGGAAAAATCATAATaacaaaggagagacaatgaatTTACGCCGAGCGCCCAAGTCCAGGTATGGAACTCCTTGTACATGTTCAGAATTGAGTTCAAACAGCCAAAACGCATTATTAGCAACTCCAAGTCGTCTATATAGATCGAACACGACCAACAGCAAGAACATTTTTGCGGTATTTGGTTGCAAATGCTATTGTTCTGATAAGAAATCTGTTGATGTTGATGAATGCATTGGAGAAAGCTTCTTTGAAAACACACCTGCTAAAGTCAACAGCAAAGCTTTTAGAGAACTACCAACGAAAGTTCAGCAGCTACCAATTGGTTTTGCTCAAAGAATACAAACTTCGCCAGAGTGGTTTAAGGAAGAACTTCCCTCTCAGAAGTTCGATAAGCTGGGTCTTCAGTTTAACAAACAAAACTTTCTGCCTCTACTAAATCTAAATGCCGGATTGAAGAATGTCGTAAAAGAACATGACAAAGAAGAGAATGAACCACGAAAATCTTTGGATGCGTTCAGGTCTCCTATCTTCAACAAGGAAGCAAACTCGTTGAACCTTCAAAGTAAGTTAACTTTGTTGAATTGGGGTGACAGTAGTCCAAGAGCAGAGAGAATTCCAGCATTATTGACAAGCATCGAAATGGATGACGACACTGCCAGTGATACAAGTTCTGACCTATTCGAGATCAAGAGCTTATCAGCGCACGGTAACCACTCATTTTTTACGTCTAGTCAAGAATCAGAGGATCAATCAACTTGTATGTCTCCAACTACATGTTATGAACCTAGCGAAGGGAGTGTTAAATGGAGTGTTGCCACTGCGAGTGCTGCAGATCTCTCAGTAGCTTCGCATTCTGGTGAGCAAATACCAGTAACTGAAACCAAAACCCCGAGATCATTAACCAAGAATGCAGCACGCAAGGAGATGCAAAAAAGTCGACCTAGTTCGCTGATAGGATGCAAGAGTAACAAAGCTGTGAAGGTGGTGACAGATGCACATCGCATTCCTGATAGACTGAACTCTGAGAAACAAATGCAACATACGACAGACACCTTCAAGCTGAGACTTCTAAGGTGAAGGAATCTGAGTCTATAAGCCAGCAACATTCTACTATGCCTCGATCTGCGCGCGTTTCACATTCTCTGTACATGAACTAGGCACCGCCATAATCAGATTCAGGAGTTCAATGTCAATTTACTGTATGTCTAAATGGTGAACACCATTCCTACCCTCTAGTTAATTGTCTGTACCTTTTTTTTCTGTTGTATTTTGATACATGATATCTTGATTTTTCTCGAGAAAAGTCGGCACTTGGCAGTATTTTCCATGATATAGCTAGGTGGTTAGCTTGGTGCTGAAAGCGATGACATGCATCTAAGAGTTTTTACCAGTGAAGAAAACTCTGTCTATCAAAATTAGAAGTTGAGTCATAAATAACGTTAACAACCCTTAGGAGAAGCTGAACATATGACATGACAAATAAAACATTGTACAGAACTAACAATATTTTGTGTATGCTTATGAGCAAAACTATACTGAAACCTGAATTTCCTCTATCAAGCAGCAACATGAAAACCAGAACCCAGCAGTCTTTAGAAGGATATTTTTTTGCACATTACAGATCTTTTGCAGACAAAAGGACATTCTTCAAGTGTTCTAAGTAGTAGTTGATAAGAGAATATTAAAAATtcatcaacaaacaaaaaaaaagtcttCTAATGTTACTAGACATTCTTTAATGAATGAATCTTTTAAGCTCAATAATGGAGGAGTCATTTACTAACAAAACCATCACGCGAAATAATACTTCAGGATGAATTAAAAATGAATGGGATAATGGAGAGACGGAGAGGGCCAAGCCATGTGCACAATGGGGTCAAGTAGTACTACCGATAAGTTTTTCATTTTAAAGAAATAAGTAGTGAAAGGCAGGTAGATGAACCATGAATGCAATGAAAACGAGGAAGAAACCTTTCACAATCTTAGTTTAAGCAGCAGAGATGAATGAAATCAAGCATTACTGGAAGGAAAGCCTATGGACAAGGAGGCTTTGTAACAATCTAGGACCATCTTGGAGAGAAAGACGCTGTGTCGATGATGATCTGCTGGCATGTAACAGTGGTTCTACTCAACCCACCAGTCAAACCCACTGCTGAGAAGGCGCAGACGTGGAttgaatttttaggttttcattgttttcattctgccaacaaaactagtcataaaaacccaaggtgaccaaacttgtggtacaaaaaccccactcagatgttgggatccattaaaactccatcgtaaacaaaattgatacaatacccccaaatttttaaaaattggtacaaaaactccaaattttaatattggtttcatcaaatttttttgatgaaaacaatattaaaatttgggggttttgtgttatttttgtttttttggggtttttgtgttacttttattttcatgagttttttgtgaaTGGATAGTGACacatttggggttataactcgcggaccgttctgccaatgtgatttttgtttttcttcttttcgttGTTGATTTAGGTCGAAGAAAAAAGAGGGTAACGAAGGAGAAAAAAAACAAAGATTGGTTGTTTTCTTCACAACAATGCTAAACATCATCATGGCTTCCATCCAAAATCATAATCACATCTCCTTTAAAATCAACTGTATAATGACCAAGATTTCAACTTCCCTAATCAATTCTCTATTATAGATGGACGTTCTGCATTTTATGATCATCTCGATTTGATCTCTGTAGAATGGATTATTCCTGTTAAATTAATTGAGTCGAGGGTTCTCACATTTTCTAACTATCACTATAGTTATTCACCTGTATGCCTTCCACAGGTACACGAGAGTTGAGAGCTAATTATCCTAGTAGGCATACCATCAGGAATGTAAAATTTTCTTACCTCATCGACTTATGGAAATCATATAAAATATTCTTACCTGAATCATATAAATGATTTAAGATTTATAAAccctaataaataaaaaattgtgaTTAATTAAATCCCGTCTGATTATTAACAAGGGTCTGTTTAAAAATTACCTAGTGg
This genomic stretch from Papaver somniferum cultivar HN1 chromosome 5, ASM357369v1, whole genome shotgun sequence harbors:
- the LOC113281636 gene encoding protein PHYTOCHROME KINASE SUBSTRATE 1-like, coding for MYQVNAGRKKSEDGEIGIFGAEKYFNGAMDVYKTRTKEYGGRKNHNNKGETMNLRRAPKSRYGTPCTCSELSSNSQNALLATPSRLYRSNTTNSKNIFAVFGCKCYCSDKKSVDVDECIGESFFENTPAKVNSKAFRELPTKVQQLPIGFAQRIQTSPEWFKEELPSQKFDKLGLQFNKQNFLPLLNLNAGLKNVVKEHDKEENEPRKSLDAFRSPIFNKEANSLNLQSKLTLLNWGDSSPRAERIPALLTSIEMDDDTASDTSSDLFEIKSLSAHGNHSFFTSSQESEDQSTCMSPTTCYEPSEGSVKWSVATASAADLSVASHSGEQIPVTETKTPRSLTKNAARKEMQKSRPSSLIGCKSNKAVKVVTDAHRIPDRLNSEKQMQHTTDTFKLRLLR